The Malus sylvestris chromosome 8, drMalSylv7.2, whole genome shotgun sequence genomic interval CGGCAATCCTAGCCATGCTGTTCCCGTTCTTCAACGACTTCCTGGGATTGCTCGGAGCAGCCTCCTTCTGGCCGCTGACAGTCTACTTCCCGATAGAGATGTACATTGCAAGGACAAAAATGCCCAAGTTCACTTTCACCTGGATTTGGATGAAGATTCTGAGCTGGGTGTGCCTGGTAATTTCGCTCGTTGCAGCTGCTGCATCGATTCAAGGTCTGGCAACGGATGTCAAGAAATACAAGCCCTTCCACACCGAGCAATAGTAGTCCTTTTTCACTATTTATATagcatatatgtatgtatgtatacagGTGTGAGTAGTGTGTGATTGTTTTGTTTCCAGTAAAACCCTACAAGTCATGAAGTCTGTAATTTTAAATATCTCCTAAAGTTTGAAGCTACCAAACTGGTCAAGGTTGCAATGTATTTCTCAAAAGAAAAGTAAATGTAACTAATCCTTGATTATGCTAATATGCCAGAGttggaaatgaaaataaaggaaGAACCAAAATAAGGGAATGTGGATTAGCGAAACAATATTCGAGAACAAACATTACATTTTCATAAATGTGTCTCCTTAAGCCAACAAATATGGTACCAAACGAGAACATAACACCCCCGCCTGTTACTCTTAACTCATTTATGAAGGCTTTTCAGTATACAAGTCAGACTTCCTTTATTCCGGTAGAAGGGAATCGAACCTTTGACCTAATCTAATCCCAATCCTAATCCTTTTTCCCACTTATCCTCACAGGTCTCACTGCTAACCCCAGGGGTTTGGATACGGCTGAATTTTCACAACAGGtaagcaaaattgagctagttTCTCTATAAATGGTAACGTCGAAGCAGTAACACCTTTTAGTTAAAACTTTAAACACAATGTTCTGATTTATACTGATCGTAACATAAAAAATGCTTACCCTACCAGTCAAACAAATCAGACAAAATATTCAAACAAGAATATTTAagcacaaaataaaagaaaatcattAAGAAACGCCATTCACCATAATTGTCAACACGGATCCAAGGTTAGAACATGTCAACATAGCACAATGCAGGTTATAGATTCTATGTTGCATGTTGCAATCAATAGTTAGGGAGAAAAAGAAACCAAGTATCAAAGATAGCATACAAACCTGAACCTTAACTAACAACTGTCCTAATCGAGACatttaattcaaatttcaaaccaaGGTAACTAAATGTTTGCCAAACACAAAGTAAATATCTGAACTCATCTAAGCACCTGACTAGGATCTGGATTGTTTACTATTCTACTACTAACATTAAAGTCATCCATCGGAGTCCTACTGAAAAAGGATGGTTGAacatgttttatttcttttcggggaagaaaaaagagaacaaACCGGATTTACCTAAAATTGACAGCGTGAGGTTATCCAACATTTTATATCGAAGTTTAACACATGCTCAGATACACAAGACAGGCTAGAATGTGATATTAGAACTTCTTCAGAACTTACTACAACCTCATTATCCAATCCAGTCTTTTCTTCAACTTCATGGGCTCCAAAAGGGATCCCTCGCATAACTTGAGGAGGAGGAACTCAAGCTCTTCATGTATGGACCAATGAATTTTCCTTGTTAGATTTAGATAAATCTTCTCGGAACTGCAACATTGATCTCAATCTTCATCTTCAGCCGAGCTACTGTTTTCAAATAGCACACGTTACCAACCATATGGAATGTTCTTTCACGCAACTTAGCGAGAGCAAGAGAGACCTAACCAACAAAACATACTTTGCTACTATTGTGCTACattgtatttgtatatactaccaaattttttaatatgcCCAATATGATGACCaaatcaagaagaaaaaaaagtattacCCTAAATCACGAAGATTCAGTCTCACTCATTACAAATGCCTGAATAAGGCTCTGCGCAGCATGCGTTTGTTCAGGTGTTCCAGATATTATAATCACAGTTTCAACTGCTCCAGGCTTGGGCTCAGTAATGGTAACTTTTGCATCAGAAATCTGGAACAGTGTTGGTCATGTTAGAAGTGTAAATGCTATTCAACAAAGCATGTTCTTACCAAAATCATAGATAATCAAAAAATTAGTATCTATAAATACACTTCGAAGTTCCAACAAAATTGAGTTGAACTTTTTCATGCAATGGAAACCAATCAAATTTGAGGTTTagtacaaataataataattattattttggcATATTGCGAACCGCTTAATTTATTTCCAAGTAAAAGGCAAAACATGGACTGTTGCATAACAGAAAGCACCAAGGACAGTGAGATGCACTTAATGTAACGTAGGAGTTGCCTTGATTATGCAAAACATTGGAGAATATTGAAATCCTAGCTTCCCCTCTTCTGTTCACCCTCGTGTCCCTCTTTCTTTCTTGGTTTCACCAACCTTTTTTCTCCATTTCTCTATCTAGCTATGTCACTTCATTGGTTTAGTTCGTATCCTGACAATTAATTTCTTTGTGCCGATTCAATATAGAAGTAGACTATGAAAGCAAAACTAAATTCTTTTTGCATGTGGTCCAATATCCTAGTGGATAGGGTGTTGGGTTTCTATCCATGCGTCCCGGGTTTGAAACTTCCCGCtcccctaaattattgtaatagtttcgaaccCTTCCCCCTCCCCttaagataataataaaattaacaaaaagaaaagactaTGAATGTAACATTCTTTAATTAACATTGTGCCAAGGCAATAGAAAAAATTGGTGACCTATTTTTTGTGGAATTAGGAGTACCGGAAGGGTGATTAGGAGAAAACCTCAATCAGCTGGGAGTAGTTTGCTGAGCAGAACTACACCACCAAATACTTACAGGATTCTTaatcattaatttaattttatacctAAAGTGGAAAGCAAACCTAAGTTTCTTCATTCCATTTCCAAGTATCCTCACAGCCCTTGATTTAATAATATGGCAATGTTGGTTGGATCAAGAATGTACCTGACGTATTTGTTTCAAGCATTCACCATCTTCTCCATTGATAACAGGAACAAGGGAACTAGGCACAACAACTTCGACAGTGGTGTTGGTAACTATAGCTGGTTGGGTTCCTCCAAACCCTGGGATTCTTCTTTGAGGAGCGCCTGGAAAGTTTGGCAAGCCTAGTGGACCACCACCTTCATGGAGTCCCTGCAGATAGGTTGGGATACAAACGTAATCAGCAACTTACATACTATTAGACTTACCCATTTCAAACTACCATACAATGCAGATAGACGCCATACATAATTCATGTAGTTATCTCAAGATGAAACGAGCATATGATGCAAAAGTTTGAAGCAACAGAGGGAAAAATCAACAAAAGTTGGAAAAGATTTATGTGGAGAATTACAGAAACCATGTAAAGCAAAACTATAAATAAAAGTGTCTAAACCAACTAAATACCTGCGGACCCCAAGGTCTTCTCTCGGATAAATGTGGGGGGGCACCTAACCTATGAATATTGTGCATAAAAGGAGCACGATCATCGTGAGGATGAAAACTACCATGAGGGGGAAGGCCACCAACAGCATCGAACTTGTGAAACGATGGGCCTAAATTAGAATGCATTCTTGGAGGTGAGAAGTCCCTCCTCAGATATGATTGAAATGGTGGTTGATCCAAAAACGCAGGATTTTGATGATAATTTATAGAAGGAAATGCATCACCAAAAAAGTGCAGCCGCAACCTAGTGGTGATCTGCAGAAGAGCATCTTTAACAGCTTCAAATTCTCCATTTATCTGTAATAAGAGGAACAGTTTAGCAACAACCACAGCTGAGTAGAAAAAAGGACGAGTTTGTTTAATATGACAAAACAAGGAACATTTGCGTGCAAAAAAAGTCAGAATTCCTGGACTATTAAGAGCAACATGCACATATCCACATAAAGGGTTACAGCAACTAAACTGAGAAGCAATAGCAGCAACTTCACATATAATGATACCCCAAATAGAGATATGGCCAACCTTTTCAGGCTGAAAGAACCACACATGCACTAAAGAAATATACCTGAACAACTTCTTCATCAACTGAAGCGCATTTTGGAATTTGATCCTTCCCCATTATGCGGATATGTGCCCTAGATAACTTTCTCATCTCTGCAATGATGGCACCACCCTTTCCAAGGAGACAACCAATTTGATTAGAGAAAACAAGAAGCCTCGCCATCATGGATTGTTCCTTGATATTAGGTATAGCCCTGAATATCCTACTTTGCACAAGAATAACGGCATCTTGGACAGGTGATATCCTATCATCTGGGTGCTGCAATAGTAAATCGTTTGTCAAAAAGTTTAGTTTGTGTTCATGTGCAGGCATGTACATGTCTCTATTTGTCAATGTGTCTCTTTTTTTCTTATGTGTGTGCAAACGACACAAgtccaataaaaataaaaatccaaaaccatACCGCAGGACCAGATATAACAATAAGACGATCGTCTGAGTCAGGCACGCCTTCCATAACCTTGATTTCACAGCCTGTCTCTTGCTTGAGTGTCTTTATTATGGTTCCTCCCTTTCCAATTACCCCGCCTACTCTCTCTTCAGGGCACAATAAGCGGAAAGTCAGGACTTCCTGAGAAGGCTTCATCCTACGAGGGATGCCACTTCCAtgtaatttagggtttaatcgATGAGCAGCAGAATGGGAATCAGCAAAATCTCCAGGCTGATCAATATCAGGAGCTCCTTGAGAATGGTTAGGTGGTGGATATATTTCTGGTCTTGGAAGCGGTTGACCGAATGAATTAGATGATGGCCCGGTGGTGGGAAGGGAATCATCACTATCGCGAGGCAGATTCTCCAAAAGCTGCTGGGAAACAGATTCAATGGCTTTCCTAGCTGCATCAATGTTCCCCGTAATCTGCagcaaaattatcaaaatatgaTGTCCAAATAGATCTTTATGCATCAGAATTGTCAACATATTAACGTACACAAAAGTCAACTGTAATGTGCAAATTTCCAATGCTTAAATATACACCCAATGCGTGAATATTACATCCGCACTATTCCATTGCATGAGCATTTGACAACCCTGCTGATTATATTAAAATTAAGTGATGGAAAACGTTAAAGTAGGTATTTCTGCAGCAATGGTTGATAGCATTACATAATACATAGTGATATTTGAAGTTACCTGCACTAGTTCATCCGAAGCTGAAGCACATAATGGAAGTTTATCCCTGGGAAGGATCCGGATTTGTGCCCCACTTTCAGATGACATTTGTTTGATAACACTACCACCCTTTCCCAAGAGGCATCCCACTTGAGATGATAGGACTAGTAACCTACAAACAAATGTCAAAGACTTATTACTTTCTTCATCCCCTCCATCGGTTTCCGTTTCCCCTTCAACTATTCTCTCAAAAACAAGTTGCAGAGCCTTCTGCAAAGATGGGGTTACTGAATCTTCAGTATCAGATTTTGAATCTTCGATAGGAACagattcctgagtttcatcctTCTCTCTTGGCTCCTTAGCGTCATCTTGCTTTTCATCCACATTTGCATCTTCAATGCCGTCCTCCTTTCTATGCTCGCTACCAACATCATTCTCTCTATCAGAACCCACGATAATAACTCTTTCATCGCATCCCGGAACAGGTTCCTCGACTCTGACCTTTACAAGAGTTTCTTGAAAAATCTGTGATATGACAGAGCCACCTTCACCAGTGACATTATCAACTTTGGACGCAGGGCACAGCACCCGGAAAGCAACATTGCCAGCGGAGAGCTTAGAATCTAGATTTTCAGACTTCTGCAACTTCCCTTTCCCATCAGTCTCCGTAACGCTCTCCTCATGTGGTCTCTTCGAAGGCGTCAATGGAGCCAACATTTCTACCCAAAATTATAGCAGACCAACAGCACTGCAATTCGCATAGAAtcacaaaaacaataaaacataAGAAGAATCTAACATTCGGGGCCTCCGAAAATAGTCAGTAGAGCTCTAAAATCACAGTAAACGCTACAGTAACCCATCCCACTTCGAATCCTCCTCCTCGTAGTTTAGATTAGATTCGAATATCGCTcgaataaaatataataaacaaACCCTTATCCCAATTGCAAACACTTTTACCAACAAATGATACAAAACCAGCAGACACAACAAAACCCCTAATATCTTGTTTGGCAGCTAGGAAAATGTAGGTACTATGAAAGTTCCCTCACCTGCCCCAAATTGCAAAAGACTAGAGTTCAGCCCCCAAATTGCAAGAACACATGAAATTTGTctttggaaaaagaaataagAGACAGGAGAACATGAGAAACTGATCGGTAAAGTCAAAGACTCACCGGTTGTGGTGGATTCGGAAGAAGCAGAGGTTTCCGTTTGGTCGGAAGACAGAACTTGTTCAACTTCTGGACGTTGGTTTCCTTCTTCCGATGAACGAGTGTTTTGGTTTTGGGAAGCCAAAAGCATGAAATCCCTAATATGGTGAACCGGATTGGTTTCTCCGGTCTGGTTAAGGATGACCCGGCCCAGAAGGCTGTCTACTGTTGCACTGAAAACCCAATATATGTGAAAAGGCTTCGGCCCATAGCTTATGTTTTCTATTTCAAAAAGAACACTTCtcgaatttaaaatttaaaaaaaaaaacaatcaataAATAAAAGTGATGGAGCATCAAGTTTGGAGATGCATTGCACTCAAATCAAATTACGAGGTTTATCGTAAGAGGTCTCGGTGAAATTAGTAGTAAAATCAGTTAATATTATAAGAGGAATTGACCTCAAATTGCGAGGTATATATTGtattattgtttgaatttggatATATAATTATGTACATTCTACAACACGACACTTCATGTGAACCATCGCACATTTTGCTTTAGTTCTACATTGGCCCTCTATCCtttttcaattgaaaaaaataaaaaatttgagcaATGGCCGTCTATCCTTTTTCAATTGATTCAGACTTTGTGAATCAAGGTAGACCAAGATATTCATGCATTGAGCCCAAACAACTCACTTCATCGTCGTTCAATATGAGTTGTCCACATATTATATTTAGATGTCTTCAAGTTAGAACAGTAGAACATAAACTACGTTTTGTCTTgtgcaaaaacttttttttttttttttttttgcagtaaATTTATTTGCAAGTTGGCGATTTCAAAACATGCGAATTCTTTGCGATTTTAATCATATGAATAAATGCTTTGATACCACATGTTAATGTAAAATGCGCGTATGATTAAAACACACAATAGTAGTAATTGACAGATTTGATAGAAATATTCTTGAATCTCTCTCGACATGTGTAGCAAGGCAGCTTATTGGTTTCTACTCGAAAGTTACAATATCTAATGAGCATATTATATAGGGTGAAGTGTCGTATTAGTCCATGAATTATCACCTCAGTAAAAATTAGGTTTTTGTCAGTcaaataagtccctaaattcactaaaaattgctaatttcaacCCTCCTATTAcattcaaagttattttatctaatttttcatCAAAgttaagtcacttgacacactttagagtATAATACCGCTCTTTTCTCGCTTATAAAccccttaacatttcatataagttgcgaatctaacatttaatttaccctccaaagttGATTCCATACATTATttcttaacaaaaaattatcaatCTACCTTgcaatgtgtatcacatgcaaatAACGTGACCTAAATTGACGGAATATTGGAATATGGTAGTTTCAAAtctaatattagggatgtagttgacaaatttttataatttgataacttatttttctgaaaaataatagtttagagacctaattttcactcatATAATAATTCAAGGATTAAATTCACAGTTCACCCTATTATATAACGTGTATAGAGTACATAATCCTAATAAGATAATGTATGGAAAGAAGGTCAAAAAGTTCCTAATAGGATACGCCATCataaggccccgtttgggattgaggtgattttaaaaaaagccactgtgaaaaaaagctgagggtcatttttgtgtttggtaaactgaaaaaaaagggcttattttggaagctgctgtgagaataagctgaaaatcaaaggaaaagctgaagctgctatttgttgctttgaaaaaaagccagttttttcaaagcacacggaggtacagtgctcctttaatgaaaagacacactatcatcctacttttttttccaaaagcactttcacaaaaaagtttaccaaacactctactggctttatttcacagccgcttattctcacagcacagccgcttattctcacaacagttttttttcaaagcacagcaataccaaaccagccctaagtctaCTAGGAATTCTTATGCATATGTACTTTCCTTAATTGAGTAAATAATAGAATATAAAACGCGTCTAGGCCATAATACCTTTTTCACTAAGCCTTAGCCGGCACAATATATCTTTACTTTATATTCTTAGTCTTTCCAAGCAATTCTAACCGACTAAGGTTAACACACGAAAGAGAAACCACTTAAAAATGTGCAAAGTCGAGTTTAATTAACTTCTAGGTCAAAAAAACAACTAAGGGACGTTGAATAACTTTttcattttcaagttttttagaactgaaatcttgtttggtaactattttaagtttttaatttttataaaataaaaattgaaaattactttcttgagtttttaaatttgacattgagattttattttttagtttttagttttaaattaaaaataaataaataaataataaaaaaaactgaaatactTAACAAGTAAGGTTTAGGCTCACTTCTAAGTGAAATGtgttatgttcgattctcgtcaaatgcgaacttgaaccacattattgctagcctattgtgagctCCCATTTTCCACTGgagaattttatttaaactcatgtaacctctttttacacctaacttaaattttaaatttaattgtctattttacccttttgtgtaattactattaagtacaaaatgaaattaataataaaattcaaatttatcaataaacccaaacactCTAATTAAACCCTACGATCACTTTTTGTTTATCAACATTTATAGATCCAATAGGCAGCACACTAGTTTGCATTGATGTCCTCAACTTTGTGCTTCTTTCCATCCATCTCGCTAATACAACATTTGCATCCTTTACAAGCCCACCCATACGTTCACTAAAGAGTTCGACAAGCCTCTGAACTAAAACACCAACATTGGTGACATGATAGTCTAAAGCAATACACTGTGCAATTTGCACTAACTCTTCCAAGACAGGATCAACTTTTCGATTTACTAATGAAACTTTGAATCCAAAACTCCCAAGGTTTGTTTCAAGATTTGTGAGAGATGGCATTTTTCCTTGAATTGCTATATCCGGGGAAGGTCCATATACATCATAAAATCCATCAACCACTTTCTCCTCATAGTCTAGCATATTGAACTCCTGTATGAACAAGGGAATCCAATCCAAATCAAGATGAGTTAAAAAGTAAAGTAACGACTTTTGATagagttaaaaatcaaattagtgtaaaaataaatccacatattgaattgggtttatgtgGTATATTAGGTAGTAAATTAGGGTTTAAAtagatattaatagtttagttaaaaatcaaatgggtgcaaatagtaagttgggtgtaaaaataaattatagcTCATAAActcataacattttttttttggcaaacgaTAAATtcgttaaattaaatattatattaaGAAGTCGACGGAGTTCGAACCCATGTTGTGATGCAAGAAACAATACTCCTCTCTGCGTGGGAGATGACCACTTGCATAAACTCATAACTTTTTCACTTTTTCACTTTTCCATTTTTCCCACATAATTTCCCTTGTCACGTGCCATGCACGTGTTTATGTAACCGTTTcaggaccaggatcctctcctgagctaaggatgaggatcctcctcatcaagAGATGTGggtcgttggataaaaatccaacggctacaattattataactttaaaggaacTCTCTGTTTGTAGcagttggattttcatccaacggcccacaccaattgatgaggaggatcctcatccttagctcaggagaggatcctgatccgtttttttattcattttcctAGTAAGAATGGGATTCCTTGTCCCAAAAGGATTTCCTTCCGCATTGTGCACTATAAAAACTCATTCAAATTACCAGAGCCACCTCATTAATCCATTCCaacggtctctctctctctcttcaattaATTTCCTTTGGGCCGAAGTAAACCGAAACGGCAGCCGCATAAACCCACGCGCAAATTACCTCGCATGCCCTTTCATCAACTCGAACCATTCGAACAAAAAGCACCGCCTCAAAGGGGGCGTTCTAGTAATTTCATACAACCCCAAATTCCCGCGATAAAAACCGTACGCCAACGCGAAGTCCCCTGATTCTACGAGTTCTTTGAGTTCTGCGAGGCCGTCGCATCAGCTCGAAAAGCTCTACGCAGCAGAATCCATGGCTTCCTACGCCGCCACCACCCCCAAGAAAATCCTCCAATCGGTCACCGTTAGGGTTCCGAAGGGGATCCTCTCGCCGTCGTCTTCCTCAGCGAGCTCTAAAAACTTCTGCAATCGGACGTCCAATCGGATGCACTACCCCTCCAATTTCAAGCGGAGCGCCGCCCCGGCACGGGTTATGTTCTTCCAGAACGAGTCCTGGGACGACTTGCCGAACCCGATCGTCGAATTTCTGCGTGCAGGTTTCGCGGAGCGCAAGGCGGTGGTCAGCGTTGACATGGAGGGGTCAACGGTGTTGTTTGACTTTGTGCGAATGTTGCAGATTGATTTGGGGGCTGGGAGTCAGAGATCTATCGCTTGGATTGACGTGAACGGCAGGCCCTTCTTCCCTAAGGCGTTTGTCAGCGAGGATTTGGTGGACCGGTCGGATAGTCCGACGGTCCAAATCAACCAACGGGTCAATGTATCGGGTCGGGTTTTGGGCAAGAGGCGGACGGAGGAAGAGCCGGCGGATGAGGACGAAGTGACATCGTCGATAAGGCCGCTGAGTTCGGAGTGGCCGAATGTGAGGTTGCTGGGAGGAGTTGAGAGGGTTTACACAGTGTGCAGCGATTTGTTTCTCGCGGGGATGAGGAAGGTCGATCTCTCGGCTGCTGTGACGGCAGTTCATCAGTGCGTTCGTGACGGGCCGTTGGATAAGGCTCGATTGGAGGTGTTTCAGAAGCAGATTGAGATCACCAAGGCGGCTCGGGGCTCGGCCAATGTTGTATACGCCTGGTGCGGCGTCTCGGGCAGCGATGTGAGAGGCATTTTGACACATGGGTTCGGCGCACCCAGCAAGGTTTCTGGGACGCAGTCGCATGGCGTCGGTCTTCACCTTTCGCATTTATCGGCGCCTTTCCTGAGGTAATTTCAAATTTGTGTTTCATTTCAACAATACCAAAAACCCAATTGGAATTATGTGACCAAATGGCCCTCATTCTCCATCTCCATTTCTCGTTTATACGGCTTTGACTCGGAGATATTACTGCCGCAGTATAGTCGAGGGTGCCCGTTGCCCAACATTCCCTTTGAATTGTTGATAATTTGATATTGTAATGCTGAATTCTGCAGTTGTGCGCAGTCGGAACGGGATGATAATGGCGAAAAATATGCTATTTTGTGCCGGGTTATACTAGGCAGTGTTGAAAAAATTGAGGCAGGTTCTAAGCAATGCTACCCTTCTAGTGTGGAATTCGATAATGGCGCAGATGATCCTAAGAATCCTAAGTCGTATGTGATATGGTCGACCAACATGAATAGACACGTTCTTCCCGAGTGTGTTGTGACCTACAAATCGAATTACGTGCCAGGTATGTTTCTTTCGATTCTATTTGTTACGGTTGCTTTATTGTGTTTCTTTGTTTCATTGATGATAACTGGTTTTGTTTTGTGGATTTCAGCTCAATTAGGAGGTTCGGTGCGAAGAGCATACCCTGTAGATATGTTAATTTCGAAGATTCAGAGCTACCTTCCTCCTTGTAAAGTTCAGGAACTGTCCTCTCTGGTTTGCGCGTTGAAGGTGAATCTTCTTTTCACCGGTTCAGAATTGTGGGTCATATTGTCTCTCTGTGTATTATAAAAGATATGAACAATAAAACGTAATCTAAGAATAAAAATGTTTTCGGTGTTTCTCAATGTTGCAGGGTGGAAAGCTGGCGAGAGATGATTTCGTCAAAAAGTGTAGATCAGTTACTGGGGAGCAATTGATGGCATCTGCTCTTAACGAGTTGCGTCTCCAGAAGCAAGGTTcttaggttttgttttgctgGAAGACGTATATAAATGTGTTGTCATGGTGTCTACAATTGATGGAACCATATGTACCCCCCTTCTTGAAATTCATACTAGGATCAGGGTGAAAATGCCCAACCATACAAAACAACGAAAGctattccaatttttttttcctggttTGCCGAATCATACATGTAGCAAATATGCTTTCAGTTTAGCATTGAAGAAAGGCAGTGTTCATTGTCTGTTAGTACTTGTGTTCTCTTGTTACGTAATTCAACAAAGAAGCCTGCATTGAGGTTGAGACTGGTTTTCCTATATCCAAGGTTGTACGAGAATTAAACATTCTCAAGTATGACAGTTGGTGCTCCTGTGTATGTGAATGTTTGTGCAGCTTATGCTCATGTGCACGAATTTGTGTGGTGTGTTTGCCTGCTGTTGCGGGATTGCTGTAAAGTTCCGTTATTTTCATTAACAAATTGGAATGGCATCTTCTTACGATATTCGCCTTCATGGAAGAGGCTTGTGttttgtgtgtgagtgtgtgtgtgtgtggggcaGTGTGGGTGCCTCGTGAGCGTTAAAATTTCAACAACTGAGTGATAAGATTTCAAACATGAGCGCAGCGGTATGCGCCTGGATCTGTTATGATGGCTTATGTGGAAGTTTTGCTTTTCAGAAGAAAGAGTTCATCAATCAGTACTTCGGTTGCTTGGCATGGATGGCTGAAGGTGTATTATCATGCAAGTCAAGGCCGTCTAAAATGTCTCAGTTGcagatttgatgaacttgtttgCGAGTTGTAACTTGTCCAAATCTTCATCGTGAactgtgagtatttattttgatgATCGTTATCTGGCAATTCTGTATATGTTTTGTGTCAAAGGATGGTACATTAGGTGTGGTCTGTGATGTATTATTTCATGTGTTATTCGTAAAGAAAGAACGCTATTTCAAATCAGCGAGGGGCGGTAGACAATTTGGTGCCATAAAGACTTTCTCATTGTTAGTTTTGCAGTTGTGCAGAAATACGCGCCGGAGCTTCAAGCTGCACACATTTTGGAGTGGCTTACTGGTCCCAATCCCAATCTCTATGCCCCTTCTGGGTAAAACAGATCTCCCAACTGGTGGTGGAAACCTGAGTTCAGACCCCAATCCGGTCGCCTTTGAACGTGCTGCCTAATTCCAAATGATATTGTTATCGTGTAAATGATATGTCTAAACTGGCAAGTGCTATAACAGGAGCAAGAAATGTGTGAGGATATCGTTTCCCAAAAGACATCGTTTGACAAATGTGTTTAACTGTGAGTTGTAAAAATCCCCTATGCAGTGGAAAACGaggttgattaaaaaaattctaGGTACGATTTTTCCGATTTAAATAAAGTAGGTTTTACATAAAGAAGATTTTGGCTCAGCATGTTCTATTCTATACGGGTAGGAGAAGAGCCCAACTAggtattcttaaaaaaaaagaacatagAGAAATCGGAATCAAGTCAAAATGATACGAGTCAACTCCATCTTCTTCTGGCCAAGATCTTGCCATTTCCATAGAAACTAGATTAGGTCTCTTTTCCATCTC includes:
- the LOC126632190 gene encoding KH domain-containing protein HEN4-like, whose amino-acid sequence is MLAPLTPSKRPHEESVTETDGKGKLQKSENLDSKLSAGNVAFRVLCPASKVDNVTGEGGSVISQIFQETLVKVRVEEPVPGCDERVIIVGSDRENDVGSEHRKEDGIEDANVDEKQDDAKEPREKDETQESVPIEDSKSDTEDSVTPSLQKALQLVFERIVEGETETDGGDEESNKSLTFVCRLLVLSSQVGCLLGKGGSVIKQMSSESGAQIRILPRDKLPLCASASDELVQITGNIDAARKAIESVSQQLLENLPRDSDDSLPTTGPSSNSFGQPLPRPEIYPPPNHSQGAPDIDQPGDFADSHSAAHRLNPKLHGSGIPRRMKPSQEVLTFRLLCPEERVGGVIGKGGTIIKTLKQETGCEIKVMEGVPDSDDRLIVISGPAHPDDRISPVQDAVILVQSRIFRAIPNIKEQSMMARLLVFSNQIGCLLGKGGAIIAEMRKLSRAHIRIMGKDQIPKCASVDEEVVQINGEFEAVKDALLQITTRLRLHFFGDAFPSINYHQNPAFLDQPPFQSYLRRDFSPPRMHSNLGPSFHKFDAVGGLPPHGSFHPHDDRAPFMHNIHRLGAPPHLSERRPWGPQGLHEGGGPLGLPNFPGAPQRRIPGFGGTQPAIVTNTTVEVVVPSSLVPVINGEDGECLKQIRQISDAKVTITEPKPGAVETVIIISGTPEQTHAAQSLIQAFVMSETESS
- the LOC126632657 gene encoding probable inactive poly [ADP-ribose] polymerase SRO3, encoding MASYAATTPKKILQSVTVRVPKGILSPSSSSASSKNFCNRTSNRMHYPSNFKRSAAPARVMFFQNESWDDLPNPIVEFLRAGFAERKAVVSVDMEGSTVLFDFVRMLQIDLGAGSQRSIAWIDVNGRPFFPKAFVSEDLVDRSDSPTVQINQRVNVSGRVLGKRRTEEEPADEDEVTSSIRPLSSEWPNVRLLGGVERVYTVCSDLFLAGMRKVDLSAAVTAVHQCVRDGPLDKARLEVFQKQIEITKAARGSANVVYAWCGVSGSDVRGILTHGFGAPSKVSGTQSHGVGLHLSHLSAPFLSCAQSERDDNGEKYAILCRVILGSVEKIEAGSKQCYPSSVEFDNGADDPKNPKSYVIWSTNMNRHVLPECVVTYKSNYVPAQLGGSVRRAYPVDMLISKIQSYLPPCKVQELSSLVCALKGGKLARDDFVKKCRSVTGEQLMASALNELRLQKQEERVHQSVLRLLGMDG